A part of Microbacterium atlanticum genomic DNA contains:
- a CDS encoding DUF1837 domain-containing protein, producing MPVLQVRVSLVPNSVAVDSLCAGYELKAWRADALVDDVFENHLLTFALSYSEAKNISSATAIRSIRDAATSVYSTDKYGRRGEFGELLLHAALVDFYGAEPAVSKIYYEDSANDVVKGFDSVHVVAGAGGALKIWLGEAKFYSDLDGAMSSVLKDIETHLAADFLRKEFVFITRKIDDDWPHATIFREMIARARSLDEISSELVMPIFLTYDSEAVDAHDVVTDEYIAALTEETGAALASFESRLKKPLEVEIRLILVPLKSKSMLVSLMHTKLAALQAI from the coding sequence ATGCCAGTACTGCAGGTACGGGTGAGCCTCGTGCCAAACTCTGTCGCCGTCGATAGCTTGTGCGCGGGATACGAACTGAAAGCTTGGCGCGCAGACGCGCTCGTTGACGATGTGTTCGAGAACCACCTTCTGACATTTGCGCTCAGCTACTCAGAGGCGAAGAACATCTCGAGCGCCACAGCAATCAGATCGATCCGAGACGCTGCCACATCCGTCTACAGCACTGATAAGTATGGGCGGCGCGGCGAGTTCGGGGAGCTGTTGCTCCACGCTGCGCTCGTTGACTTCTATGGCGCCGAACCCGCTGTCAGCAAGATTTACTACGAAGATTCGGCAAACGATGTCGTCAAGGGCTTCGACAGCGTCCACGTCGTCGCGGGGGCGGGAGGCGCGCTCAAGATCTGGCTAGGAGAGGCGAAGTTCTACTCAGACCTTGACGGGGCGATGTCGAGCGTGTTGAAGGACATAGAAACGCACCTAGCAGCCGATTTCCTTCGCAAGGAGTTCGTCTTCATCACTCGCAAGATCGATGATGATTGGCCGCATGCGACGATCTTCCGCGAGATGATCGCGCGTGCGCGCAGCCTGGACGAAATCTCCTCCGAACTCGTCATGCCAATCTTTCTTACCTACGACAGCGAAGCCGTCGACGCACACGATGTCGTGACCGACGAGTACATTGCGGCGTTGACGGAAGAGACTGGCGCCGCCCTCGCGTCGTTCGAGTCTCGATTGAAGAAACCGCTGGAGGTTGAGATCCGCTTGATCCTGGTGCCGTTGAAGTCAAAGTCCATGCTCGTGAGTCTCATGCACACGAAGCTCGCCGCGCTGCAGGCCATCTAG
- a CDS encoding IS5 family transposase (programmed frameshift) — protein sequence MEPLMPTVTGRSRPWTDHRLAIEGMAWKYRTGAPWRDVPERFGKWNSIYKRFNRWAGDGTWQKLLTEVQKQADAAGEIDWVVSIDSTIARVHQHGATLARDTGAVPNHKNPWSEPPDHGIGRSRGGLTTKLHLVCDGRGRPLSMMITAGNINDTTMMSAVLENIRVPRDGKGRPRTRPDRVLADKGYPSRANRAWLRDRRIAATIPERDDQIAHRRKKPGRPIAFGDKQKERYKGRNVVERCFNRLKQWRGIAMRSDKLARNYRAAVSLAAALIWIKTDLR from the exons ATGGAGCCGTTGATGCCGACGGTGACCGGTCGGTCGCGGCCGTGGACGGATCACCGGCTCGCTATCGAGGGGATGGCGTGGAAGTACCGGACCGGTGCGCCGTGGCGTGACGTTCCGGAACGGTTCGGGAAGTGGAACTCGATCTACAAGCGGTTCAACCGGTGGGCCGGGGACGGCACCTGGCAGAAGCTGCTCACCGAGGTGCAGAAGCAGGCCGACGCCGCTGGGGAAATCGACTGGGTCGTCTCGATCGACTCCACGATCGCGCGCGTGCATCAGCACGGCGCGACCCTCGCCCGGGACACA GGGGCTGTGCCGAATCACAAGAATCCGTGGTCCGAGCCGCCTGATCACGGGATCGGACGCTCCCGCGGCGGGCTGACGACCAAACTGCACCTGGTCTGCGACGGCCGCGGCCGGCCGCTGAGCATGATGATCACCGCCGGGAACATCAACGACACCACGATGATGAGCGCGGTGCTGGAGAACATCCGCGTTCCCCGCGACGGGAAGGGCCGCCCCCGCACCCGCCCCGACCGGGTGCTCGCCGACAAGGGGTACCCCTCAAGGGCGAACCGCGCCTGGCTCCGCGACCGGAGGATCGCGGCGACCATCCCCGAGCGGGACGACCAGATCGCGCACCGCCGCAAGAAGCCGGGCCGGCCGATCGCTTTCGGCGACAAGCAGAAGGAACGCTACAAGGGACGCAACGTCGTAGAACGCTGCTTCAACCGTCTCAAGCAGTGGCGCGGCATCGCGATGCGCTCGGACAAACTCGCCCGCAACTACCGAGCCGCCGTCAGCCTCGCCGCGGCGCTGATCTGGATCAAGACCGATCTCCGCTGA
- a CDS encoding sulfate permease translates to MFGLVWMLSIRIRVFLRRFMPTNILLGAIFTRRGLKWGLPAMVLAGVYFVAAALCAGAISQGAPGWLNLLVLLCLWNALKFVAVGPASLFCLLRVRMGEARIRRLERAAVLSDGVPLERATQAPARVMH, encoded by the coding sequence ATGTTCGGACTCGTCTGGATGCTCAGCATCCGTATCCGCGTGTTTCTGCGTCGGTTCATGCCGACCAACATCCTTCTTGGTGCGATCTTCACTCGGCGCGGTCTGAAGTGGGGGCTGCCGGCGATGGTCTTGGCGGGGGTCTACTTCGTGGCCGCCGCGCTCTGTGCGGGAGCCATCAGTCAGGGCGCGCCCGGCTGGCTGAACCTCCTCGTGCTTCTCTGTCTGTGGAATGCGCTCAAGTTCGTCGCGGTCGGCCCCGCAAGTCTCTTCTGCCTGCTGCGCGTGCGGATGGGTGAGGCTCGGATCCGACGCTTGGAGCGGGCGGCGGTGCTGAGCGACGGGGTCCCGCTCGAGCGCGCGACCCAGGCGCCCGCTCGGGTTATGCACTGA
- the mobF gene encoding MobF family relaxase, with the protein MRVMSAGDGYKYLLRTVAVGDGSRSLSTPLTRYYSAEGTPPGRWMGGGVGSLGSSIREGDTVSEAQLQLLIGMGRHPSNGEPLGRAYPEYAKDGETGGSRQRAVAGYDFTFSIPKSASVLWAVADAVTQERIARAHHRAVAYVVAYMEREIAATRTGATAADGAVAQVDVNGLIATAFDHFDSRAGDPHLHTHVVVSNKVQTALDGKWRSLDGRPLHAAVVALSELHEAIFSDELTRALGIDWEGRSLGRDRNTTWAISGVPEELVQAFSTRAHAIDDETDRLIASYLATHGHRPARATIMKLRAQATLTTRPEKQLHSLAELTAGWRNRTTHELGRDATSWARALVTNSGKPTLTRMTDVPSDALAALGASVMVAVAERRTTWRRWNLIAEAARQTMPMRFATASDRETLVELVADAAENASLRLSPPEIAESPVAFKRADGSSVFRARQSAVFTAELLLDAECRLLDRSRTTSAPRMTTLQIPSAGHERVALGTDQRVALDRIVSSGRAVDLLVGAAGTGKTTAMRALRNAWESAYGRGSVVGLAPSAGAAHVLAEELGIPTENTAKWWSNHLTRGEAFSVGQLVIVDEASLAGTLSLDRITGIAERAGAKVLLVGDHAQLQAVDAGGAFALLVHDRDDVPELVDIHRFLHAWERDASIQLRDGNDEAIDAYAEHGRVAEGDWDAMIDAAYANWRQDVRRGKSSVLVADSNDAVASFNIRARAERILAGEITGPDEVMLREGAAAVGDIVITRRNDRSMRAGRTWVRNGDRWSVTALRRDGGMLVRRAGRSWGATVALPSAYVAEHVDLGYAITAHRAQGITTDTAHVLVRSGMTRESLYVAMTRGRETNTAYVSIDRPEAAHAGPHPGDPIDATARTVLHGVLQHVGAELSAHDTIAAEQNRWGSIAQLAAEYETIAAAAQHDRWVVLVEGAGLTSAEAAAVLSSDAFGRLTAALRRAEADHHDVRQLLSALVRSRRFDGAGDVATVLLSRLENATAKMDSGLGRKASRAIVGLIPEALGPMAPEMRRALDERKALIERRAQGLAETALARRQAWVGALGVAPEGSSRAAWVRQACIVAAYRDRYGVTSHRPLGGVPTGSAQERDAAAARVAIQTAQRLAHRAHDQVSGAPERVRDRAAPGR; encoded by the coding sequence ATGCGGGTCATGAGCGCCGGCGACGGCTACAAGTACCTGCTCCGCACTGTGGCCGTGGGAGACGGTTCCCGCTCGCTCTCCACGCCGCTGACGCGCTACTACAGTGCGGAAGGCACCCCGCCCGGCCGGTGGATGGGGGGCGGCGTGGGCTCGCTAGGCTCCAGCATCCGCGAGGGAGACACCGTAAGCGAAGCTCAGCTGCAGCTGCTGATCGGAATGGGGCGCCACCCGTCCAACGGTGAACCCCTCGGTCGTGCGTACCCGGAGTACGCCAAGGATGGGGAGACTGGCGGGTCCCGCCAGCGCGCGGTGGCCGGTTACGACTTCACGTTCTCAATTCCTAAGTCGGCGAGCGTGCTGTGGGCCGTCGCCGATGCGGTGACGCAGGAGCGCATCGCTCGGGCACACCACCGTGCCGTTGCCTACGTCGTTGCGTACATGGAACGCGAGATTGCGGCCACGCGCACGGGCGCCACAGCTGCCGACGGGGCGGTTGCGCAGGTCGACGTGAACGGGCTCATCGCCACGGCGTTCGATCACTTCGATAGCCGCGCGGGGGATCCGCATCTGCACACTCACGTCGTAGTGAGCAACAAGGTGCAGACCGCACTTGACGGCAAATGGCGTTCTCTGGACGGCCGCCCTCTGCATGCCGCAGTCGTCGCATTGTCCGAGTTGCACGAGGCGATCTTCAGCGACGAGCTCACCCGCGCACTCGGCATCGATTGGGAGGGGCGCAGTCTTGGACGCGACCGAAACACGACGTGGGCGATCAGCGGCGTCCCCGAAGAGCTTGTCCAAGCGTTCTCCACTCGCGCACACGCGATCGATGACGAGACGGACCGGTTGATCGCCTCCTACCTCGCGACGCATGGTCACCGTCCTGCCCGTGCAACGATCATGAAGCTACGCGCGCAGGCAACGCTTACAACGCGTCCCGAGAAGCAGCTGCACTCGCTCGCCGAGCTGACTGCCGGATGGCGCAACCGCACAACGCACGAGCTCGGGCGTGACGCAACATCCTGGGCACGCGCTCTTGTCACGAACAGCGGGAAGCCCACGCTGACACGCATGACGGACGTGCCATCTGATGCTCTCGCGGCACTCGGCGCAAGCGTCATGGTCGCAGTCGCCGAAAGGCGGACGACGTGGCGCCGCTGGAACCTCATCGCCGAGGCTGCACGTCAGACCATGCCGATGCGATTCGCAACAGCATCCGATCGTGAAACGCTCGTCGAGCTCGTCGCCGACGCCGCCGAGAACGCGTCTCTGCGGCTCTCGCCGCCAGAGATTGCGGAGAGCCCCGTTGCATTCAAGCGCGCCGACGGTTCGTCCGTGTTCCGCGCCCGCCAGAGCGCCGTGTTCACAGCCGAGCTCCTGCTTGACGCCGAGTGCCGGCTACTCGACCGATCTCGCACCACAAGCGCGCCGCGCATGACCACCTTGCAGATTCCATCCGCAGGGCATGAACGCGTTGCGCTCGGGACCGACCAAAGAGTGGCTCTCGACCGGATCGTCAGCTCGGGCCGCGCCGTCGATCTGCTTGTCGGGGCTGCTGGGACGGGCAAGACGACGGCGATGCGAGCACTTCGCAACGCCTGGGAGTCCGCCTACGGTCGCGGATCCGTCGTCGGGCTGGCGCCATCGGCGGGAGCGGCGCACGTGCTCGCTGAGGAACTCGGCATCCCTACCGAGAACACCGCCAAGTGGTGGAGCAACCACCTGACCCGCGGCGAGGCCTTCTCGGTGGGGCAGTTGGTGATCGTTGACGAGGCATCGCTCGCCGGCACGCTCTCGCTCGATCGAATCACGGGGATTGCGGAGCGTGCGGGGGCGAAGGTGCTCCTCGTCGGCGACCATGCGCAACTTCAGGCTGTCGATGCGGGCGGCGCGTTCGCCCTGCTCGTGCACGATCGAGACGACGTGCCCGAGCTCGTCGACATCCACCGGTTCCTCCACGCGTGGGAAAGGGATGCATCCATTCAGCTGCGTGATGGGAATGACGAGGCGATTGACGCTTACGCGGAGCACGGCAGGGTGGCCGAGGGGGACTGGGACGCGATGATCGACGCGGCCTACGCGAACTGGCGCCAGGACGTGCGACGTGGCAAATCGAGTGTCCTCGTTGCGGATTCCAACGACGCCGTTGCATCGTTCAACATCCGCGCCCGCGCCGAGCGGATCCTCGCCGGTGAGATCACGGGACCGGACGAAGTGATGTTGCGCGAGGGTGCGGCAGCAGTCGGTGACATCGTGATCACGCGGCGAAACGATCGCTCAATGCGCGCGGGGAGAACCTGGGTGCGCAACGGCGACAGATGGAGCGTCACTGCGCTCCGCCGCGATGGCGGGATGCTGGTGCGTCGAGCTGGCCGATCGTGGGGAGCGACCGTCGCACTGCCCTCTGCATACGTCGCTGAACACGTCGATCTGGGCTACGCGATCACCGCTCACCGGGCACAAGGCATCACGACCGACACGGCTCATGTGCTGGTGCGATCGGGGATGACCCGGGAGAGTCTCTACGTCGCGATGACTCGCGGACGCGAAACGAACACGGCCTACGTCTCCATCGACAGGCCGGAAGCTGCCCACGCCGGACCGCACCCCGGGGACCCGATCGACGCGACCGCGCGGACTGTGCTTCACGGAGTGCTCCAGCATGTCGGTGCGGAACTGTCTGCGCACGACACGATTGCCGCGGAGCAGAACCGTTGGGGCTCGATCGCACAGCTCGCCGCTGAATACGAGACGATCGCAGCCGCCGCCCAGCACGACCGCTGGGTTGTTCTGGTCGAGGGCGCTGGCCTGACGAGCGCCGAAGCCGCGGCGGTGCTGAGCTCGGACGCATTCGGTCGACTGACAGCTGCGCTCCGCCGGGCCGAGGCCGATCACCACGATGTGCGCCAACTGCTTTCCGCGCTTGTGCGGTCACGCCGTTTCGATGGGGCCGGCGATGTCGCGACGGTCCTGTTGTCCCGCCTCGAGAACGCGACGGCGAAGATGGACAGTGGGCTCGGGCGGAAGGCGTCGCGAGCGATTGTGGGGCTCATCCCCGAGGCTCTCGGCCCGATGGCGCCCGAGATGCGTCGCGCGTTGGACGAACGAAAGGCGCTGATCGAACGCCGAGCCCAGGGTCTTGCGGAGACTGCTCTCGCGCGACGCCAGGCGTGGGTCGGCGCACTCGGCGTCGCGCCGGAGGGATCATCCCGTGCGGCTTGGGTGCGTCAGGCTTGCATCGTCGCCGCATACCGCGACCGGTACGGGGTGACGAGCCATCGTCCACTCGGCGGCGTTCCGACAGGCAGCGCGCAGGAGCGCGATGCTGCTGCTGCCCGTGTTGCGATCCAGACGGCGCAACGCCTGGCACACCGAGCACATGATCAGGTCTCCGGCGCGCCGGAGCGTGTTCGTGACAGGGCGGCACCGGGCCGGTAG
- a CDS encoding alpha/beta hydrolase family protein gives MRTLTTLGWMLGAVAASALAVGESVARRLTAPPGPRTFDLSILDVEIDDGDVVVVLDRTRQTIARGSYTLLFEVGGWAQLAADVMERGPDRVARRVTKLSATRVPAIGDRVSWSGIYYTTPTEADLDAKEVRLSTSAGDAPAWLIDGDSSGAWAIHIHGMGSPRSGPLRGARVAAARGYTSLVVTYRNDGDGPWAGRRRSTLGATEVDDVAVAIRYAVDHGAQRIVLFGWSMGAAIALRLAADPTHSVHVDSLILESPVLDWIATLKANCVRAGLPAGTGLLAVPWLSLGPLARTLGLPGPIPLRTLNWIVRARELAKPTLILHGARDDSAPLEVSRTLAAIRPDLVQLDEFDAAHTMTWNSDPERWQAIVSDWLTSRHPST, from the coding sequence GTGCGCACACTGACAACGCTGGGATGGATGCTGGGTGCTGTAGCCGCATCGGCGCTTGCCGTCGGCGAGAGCGTCGCTCGCAGGCTGACTGCCCCACCGGGTCCGCGGACCTTTGATCTCTCGATTCTGGATGTCGAGATCGATGACGGCGACGTCGTGGTCGTCCTCGATCGAACCCGGCAGACCATCGCACGCGGCTCCTACACGCTGCTGTTCGAGGTTGGAGGATGGGCGCAACTCGCGGCGGATGTGATGGAACGAGGGCCGGATCGTGTTGCGCGGCGCGTAACGAAGTTGTCGGCCACCCGCGTGCCTGCGATTGGTGATCGTGTGTCGTGGAGTGGGATCTACTACACGACGCCCACGGAAGCTGATCTCGACGCCAAGGAGGTGCGGTTGTCGACTTCCGCCGGCGACGCGCCGGCGTGGCTCATCGACGGCGATTCGTCGGGCGCTTGGGCGATTCACATTCATGGCATGGGGAGTCCGCGATCGGGGCCGCTTCGTGGGGCACGAGTAGCGGCCGCGCGGGGCTACACCTCACTCGTCGTGACCTACCGCAATGACGGCGACGGGCCCTGGGCTGGACGCCGGCGGTCAACGCTCGGTGCGACTGAGGTCGATGACGTCGCCGTTGCAATTCGGTATGCCGTCGACCACGGCGCGCAGCGGATCGTTCTCTTCGGATGGTCAATGGGCGCCGCGATCGCATTGCGCCTTGCTGCAGACCCGACACACTCCGTGCACGTCGATTCACTCATCCTCGAGTCACCCGTGCTCGACTGGATCGCAACCCTGAAGGCCAACTGCGTCCGCGCAGGCCTTCCTGCCGGTACTGGACTGCTCGCCGTCCCATGGCTCTCGCTCGGTCCGCTTGCTCGCACTCTCGGGCTTCCCGGCCCGATCCCGCTGCGCACCCTGAATTGGATAGTCCGTGCGCGCGAACTTGCGAAGCCGACACTGATCCTCCATGGCGCACGTGACGATTCGGCGCCGCTCGAGGTCAGCCGAACGCTGGCCGCAATCCGCCCCGATCTCGTTCAGCTCGACGAGTTCGATGCGGCCCACACGATGACCTGGAACTCTGACCCCGAGCGCTGGCAGGCGATCGTCTCCGATTGGCTGACCTCTCGCCATCCATCGACCTGA
- a CDS encoding DUF6545 domain-containing protein, producing MISLLVLRRRRTERSITYAAITIAIAMTLSVDAVYAPVDALLGGSNGGTLIADAALMIGVFFLGRGIMKAAEYRPLPVRIALGSATLVVALVALVIAFLLIDTGSTTTNFMLDLGSQPAAAAYSIIQFTYYGIVVAAMGAVAIRQFRLRTGIQRVPAASLIIGAVLGVSLSIGVIVMDVTHLAGNLDLMTAVGTLYGPLFLLTFVFLCVGLAGQPALRYLSERKRLTQTQSFVQQLTPLWDAATRVRPGLRQRGATAIRLEDPETVLHREVVEIRDAMIDPRVEFDPTSEDRQLLERAEAHLLGSDAR from the coding sequence GTGATCAGCCTGCTGGTCCTGCGGCGCAGGCGGACAGAACGCAGCATCACCTACGCCGCGATCACCATCGCGATCGCCATGACGCTCAGCGTCGATGCTGTCTACGCACCCGTCGACGCGCTCCTTGGCGGCTCGAACGGTGGGACTCTCATCGCAGACGCAGCGTTGATGATCGGCGTCTTCTTTCTCGGCCGCGGCATCATGAAGGCCGCTGAGTATCGGCCGCTTCCTGTGCGAATCGCACTCGGCTCGGCCACGCTCGTCGTCGCACTCGTCGCGCTCGTGATCGCATTCCTCCTCATCGACACGGGCTCGACGACCACGAACTTCATGCTCGACCTCGGCAGCCAACCGGCCGCGGCCGCCTACTCCATCATCCAGTTCACCTACTACGGCATCGTCGTCGCTGCCATGGGGGCGGTCGCGATCCGACAGTTCCGCCTCCGCACCGGCATTCAGCGGGTTCCGGCCGCCTCCCTCATCATCGGCGCTGTGTTGGGGGTCTCACTGAGCATCGGCGTGATCGTCATGGATGTAACCCACCTTGCGGGGAACCTCGACCTGATGACTGCGGTAGGGACTTTGTATGGACCGCTGTTCCTCCTCACGTTCGTCTTCCTTTGCGTCGGCCTCGCGGGCCAGCCGGCACTTCGCTATCTCAGTGAGCGCAAGAGGCTGACCCAAACCCAGAGTTTCGTTCAGCAACTCACTCCGCTGTGGGATGCCGCGACCCGGGTCCGCCCAGGACTCAGGCAGCGGGGTGCGACAGCGATCCGGCTCGAGGACCCCGAGACCGTGCTTCATCGAGAGGTGGTCGAGATCCGGGACGCGATGATCGACCCGCGAGTCGAATTCGATCCGACCAGTGAAGACCGTCAACTGCTGGAGCGTGCAGAGGCACATCTGCTTGGCTCAGATGCGCGATGA
- a CDS encoding ArdC-like ssDNA-binding domain-containing protein, giving the protein MSDQMARPDSESKLNELHDRLVRSVQALIESDDWKRALEFAARFRSRSFNNSLLIWAQHAAAFEAGTVGEPTPTHVAGFKQWQALGRSVVAGQHGYMIFAPRTARFATTTPLDAASWRMLAPRERPRPGEAVRTGITGARPAYVWDIAQTSGPPIAEPPRPQLLLGDAPAGLWSGLTALIEEEGFSLSMVTDAASLDGANGRTDFSHRQVAVREDMDAAARTKTLAHELAHIRLHGPHHQALTHRGIGEVEAESVALMVAAAHGMDTQSYTIPYVTGWATSVPDADAVAVVQQTGERVRRAAVAILEALPTEQVSAAILPGPERPPARESLRRTTSAAPHSAGPNPTRSMA; this is encoded by the coding sequence GTGTCCGACCAGATGGCAAGACCCGACTCCGAGTCGAAGCTCAACGAGTTGCATGATCGACTCGTCCGTTCTGTCCAGGCCCTCATCGAGAGCGACGACTGGAAGCGGGCACTCGAATTCGCAGCTCGGTTCCGCTCGCGGTCGTTCAACAACTCATTGCTGATCTGGGCACAGCACGCGGCCGCGTTCGAGGCGGGAACGGTAGGCGAGCCCACGCCAACACATGTCGCCGGCTTCAAGCAATGGCAGGCACTCGGCCGCAGCGTGGTGGCCGGCCAACACGGCTACATGATCTTCGCGCCGCGGACGGCAAGGTTTGCGACGACGACACCACTGGATGCCGCGTCATGGCGCATGCTCGCGCCACGGGAGCGCCCCCGTCCTGGCGAGGCTGTGCGCACGGGCATCACCGGCGCGCGGCCCGCGTATGTCTGGGACATCGCGCAGACGAGCGGCCCGCCAATCGCGGAACCTCCGCGACCTCAGCTCCTTCTCGGCGATGCACCTGCCGGGTTGTGGAGCGGGTTGACCGCTCTGATCGAAGAAGAAGGGTTCAGCTTGTCGATGGTCACCGATGCGGCTTCCCTCGACGGCGCCAACGGACGAACTGACTTCTCGCATCGGCAGGTCGCGGTTCGGGAAGATATGGATGCCGCCGCGCGCACGAAGACTCTGGCGCACGAGCTCGCTCACATCCGGCTGCACGGGCCGCACCACCAAGCACTCACGCACCGCGGCATCGGCGAGGTGGAGGCAGAGTCCGTCGCGCTGATGGTCGCGGCCGCACACGGGATGGACACACAGAGCTACACGATCCCGTACGTCACCGGATGGGCCACTTCCGTTCCCGATGCGGATGCCGTCGCCGTTGTCCAGCAGACCGGCGAGCGGGTGCGGCGGGCGGCGGTCGCCATTCTCGAGGCGCTGCCCACCGAACAGGTCAGCGCGGCTATCCTGCCCGGCCCGGAACGCCCGCCCGCGCGCGAATCCCTTCGGCGGACCACTTCGGCCGCTCCGCATAGCGCAGGGCCAAACCCAACGCGGAGCATGGCGTGA
- a CDS encoding bifunctional DNA primase/polymerase yields the protein MNIAEVLLAVAHVDPRRAAIQFATAGLPIFPCEPGGKRPLTGAGFLDATHDIDRVAAWWRHTPHANIGMPTGAKAGIDVVDVDVKSDGTGFTMLQRALDAGLLDGELARVRTPSGGLHVYFPAAPIPQRCWQAARCHIDFRGDGGYVVVPPSVAIVSTGTGRYRPLSLSSAPSRPVDAGALRDFVDPRPARQERQGTHGISGEALSLWVSRLREGERNHGLFWAACRMSEAGETADAILEVLGPAATRIGLDPREIERTVSSACRHTHLSPASTSMSAVGRAPTRPHVSTSMRSLP from the coding sequence GTGAACATCGCAGAGGTGCTGCTGGCCGTCGCGCACGTGGATCCGCGCCGCGCGGCCATCCAATTCGCGACCGCGGGTCTGCCGATCTTCCCATGCGAACCAGGGGGCAAGCGACCGCTGACCGGGGCGGGATTCCTCGACGCCACGCACGACATTGACAGGGTCGCCGCATGGTGGCGCCACACGCCCCACGCCAACATCGGGATGCCCACCGGCGCAAAGGCGGGGATCGATGTCGTCGATGTCGATGTCAAGTCGGACGGGACTGGTTTCACGATGCTCCAGCGAGCTCTGGATGCGGGCTTGCTCGACGGAGAGCTTGCTCGTGTTCGAACGCCGTCGGGCGGTCTGCATGTCTACTTCCCGGCGGCGCCGATTCCCCAGCGCTGCTGGCAGGCGGCTCGCTGCCACATCGACTTCCGTGGCGACGGCGGGTACGTCGTCGTGCCGCCGTCCGTCGCCATCGTCTCGACCGGTACGGGGCGCTACCGTCCGTTGTCCCTCTCATCTGCTCCATCCCGCCCCGTCGATGCCGGCGCCCTGCGCGACTTCGTGGATCCTCGGCCCGCGCGACAGGAGCGCCAGGGCACTCACGGCATCAGCGGCGAAGCGCTCTCGCTGTGGGTCTCCCGGCTGAGGGAGGGCGAGCGCAATCACGGACTGTTCTGGGCCGCGTGCCGGATGAGCGAGGCGGGCGAAACCGCGGACGCCATTCTCGAGGTCCTCGGGCCCGCTGCCACTCGCATCGGCCTCGACCCGAGAGAGATCGAGCGAACCGTCTCCTCCGCGTGCCGGCATACCCACTTGAGCCCGGCCAGCACGAGCATGAGCGCGGTCGGCCGCGCTCCGACTCGACCGCACGTGTCGACGTCGATGCGGAGCCTTCCATGA
- a CDS encoding DUF2637 domain-containing protein yields the protein MLTAVVGTVFIAAGAFWLSFTSLADLARRSGLGTEQAWAWPLIVDGIIVVATVAVVVLAGTRAAWYPWTLLFAGALISVTGNALHAVVTATSDVPLVLAAAVAAVPPLVLLAITHLTSVLTRHASVAAGPAPVAQAARRSARVVAEEDLEFRVVASKASSALTPGGPDDAAELRASGWSNRAIAQRFGVHPSTVGRWLQGRVPDAETRNELAERS from the coding sequence ATGCTCACCGCGGTCGTCGGAACCGTATTCATCGCGGCCGGCGCCTTCTGGTTGTCGTTCACGTCATTGGCCGACCTCGCCCGGCGCAGCGGCTTGGGTACGGAACAGGCCTGGGCGTGGCCTCTGATCGTCGACGGCATCATCGTCGTGGCGACAGTCGCCGTCGTCGTGCTGGCCGGGACTCGCGCGGCGTGGTACCCCTGGACGCTGCTTTTCGCTGGCGCCCTCATCTCCGTCACCGGAAACGCATTGCACGCCGTGGTGACCGCGACCTCGGATGTGCCCCTCGTGCTGGCGGCGGCGGTAGCGGCCGTGCCACCCCTCGTTCTGCTTGCCATCACTCACCTCACTTCCGTGCTCACCCGGCATGCGTCTGTAGCGGCAGGGCCCGCGCCCGTCGCTCAAGCCGCGCGGCGATCGGCCCGCGTCGTCGCCGAGGAGGACTTGGAGTTTCGCGTGGTCGCCTCGAAAGCTTCAAGTGCGCTGACTCCAGGCGGCCCGGACGACGCCGCCGAACTTCGCGCATCCGGGTGGTCGAACCGCGCCATTGCGCAACGCTTCGGCGTCCATCCTTCGACGGTTGGACGTTGGCTACAAGGCCGAGTGCCGGATGCAGAGACACGGAACGAACTCGCAGAACGGAGTTGA